One Melospiza melodia melodia isolate bMelMel2 chromosome 1, bMelMel2.pri, whole genome shotgun sequence genomic window carries:
- the DUSP22 gene encoding dual specificity protein phosphatase 22 isoform X1, which translates to MGMKYLCIPAADSPSQNLARHFRESIKFIHECRLTGEGCLVHCLAGVSRSVTLVVAYIMTITDFGWEDALSVVRAARSCANPNMGFQRQLQEFEKHDVDQFRQWLKEEYGENSSQDLQEAKNLLSKYKEQAELHQTTGGRQWNNNFSSVPSLSYSNYTTET; encoded by the exons ATG GGAATGAAGTATCTGTGTATTCCTGCTGCCGACTCACCCTCACAGAATTT AGCAAGGCATTTCAGAGAGAGCATCAAATTTATCCATGAGTGCCGGCTCACAGGTGAAGGCTGCTTAGTTCACTG ccttgcAGGTGTCTCCAGGAGTGTCACACTGGTGGTTGCCTACATCATGACCATCACAGACTTTGGCTGGGAAGATGCGCTGTCAGTTGTCCGCGCGGCGAGGTCCTGTGCCAATCCAAACATGGGCTTCCAGAGACAGCTGCAGGAATTCGAAAAGCATGATGTTGATCAG TTCAGGCAGTGGCTGAAAGAAGAATATGGGGAAAACTCTTCTCAGGATCTGCAAGAAGCCAAAAATCTTCTGAGCAAATACAAAGAGCAGGCAGAGTTGCATCAGACTACTGGAGGAAGGCAGTGGAATAACAACTTCTCATCTGTGCCATCACTCTCATACAGCAACTACACAACAGAGACCTAG